In Juglans regia cultivar Chandler chromosome 5, Walnut 2.0, whole genome shotgun sequence, the following are encoded in one genomic region:
- the LOC108989674 gene encoding UMP-CMP kinase 3-like isoform X2 yields MGIVGEAANKEANRSVSEKKPTVVFVLGGPGSGKGTQCANIVQHFGYTHLSAGDLLRAEISSGSENGTMIQNMMKEGKIVPSEVTIKLLQRAMTESGNDRFLIDGFPRNEENRAAFEDITKIEPAFVLFFDCSEEEMERRVLNRNQGREDDNIETIRKRFKVFSESSLPVIEHYKSRRKVRQIDAGRPVEEVFESVKAVFTSKNEKAD; encoded by the exons ATGGGAATCGTTGGCGAGGCTGCAAACAAG GAGGCTAACAGAAGCGTATCTGAGAAGAAGCCTACAGTTGTTTTTGTTCTAG GTGGCCCAGGTAGTGGAAAAGGTACCCAATGTGCGAATATTGTTCAACACTTCGGTTATACCCATCTCAGTGCTGGTGATCTTCTCCGAGCAGAAATCAGCTCTGGTTCTGAAAATGG CACTATGATTCAGAACATGATGAAAGAAGGAAAGATCGTTCCCTCCGAGGTTACTATTAAGCTTCTCCAGCGCGCAATGACAGAAAGTGGTAATGACAGATTTCTTATTGATGGTTTTCCTCGTAACGAGGAAAATCGAGCAGCATTTGAGGATATT ACAAAAATTGAGCCAGCTTTTGTCCTATTTTTCGATTGTTCTGAGGAAGAGATGGAGAGGCGTGTTTTGAATAGAAACCAG GGAAGGGAAGATGATAACATTGAAACAATAAGGAAGCGCTTTAAGGTTTTCTCGGAGTCTAGTCTCCCTGTGATTGAGCATTACAAGTCAAGGAGAAAAGTTCGACAG ATTGATGCTGGAAGGCCAGTTGAAGAGGTTTTTGAGTCTGTGAAAGCTGTATTTACCTCAAAAAATGAGAAG GCTGACTGA
- the LOC108989674 gene encoding UMP-CMP kinase 3-like isoform X1 has product MGIVGEAANKEANRSVSEKKPTVVFVLGGPGSGKGTQCANIVQHFGYTHLSAGDLLRAEISSGSENGTMIQNMMKEGKIVPSEVTIKLLQRAMTESGNDRFLIDGFPRNEENRAAFEDITKIEPAFVLFFDCSEEEMERRVLNRNQGREDDNIETIRKRFKVFSESSLPVIEHYKSRRKVRQIDAGRPVEEVFESVKAVFTSKNEKVKHHCCAWWKFNQHGLCFGRRNIWKES; this is encoded by the exons ATGGGAATCGTTGGCGAGGCTGCAAACAAG GAGGCTAACAGAAGCGTATCTGAGAAGAAGCCTACAGTTGTTTTTGTTCTAG GTGGCCCAGGTAGTGGAAAAGGTACCCAATGTGCGAATATTGTTCAACACTTCGGTTATACCCATCTCAGTGCTGGTGATCTTCTCCGAGCAGAAATCAGCTCTGGTTCTGAAAATGG CACTATGATTCAGAACATGATGAAAGAAGGAAAGATCGTTCCCTCCGAGGTTACTATTAAGCTTCTCCAGCGCGCAATGACAGAAAGTGGTAATGACAGATTTCTTATTGATGGTTTTCCTCGTAACGAGGAAAATCGAGCAGCATTTGAGGATATT ACAAAAATTGAGCCAGCTTTTGTCCTATTTTTCGATTGTTCTGAGGAAGAGATGGAGAGGCGTGTTTTGAATAGAAACCAG GGAAGGGAAGATGATAACATTGAAACAATAAGGAAGCGCTTTAAGGTTTTCTCGGAGTCTAGTCTCCCTGTGATTGAGCATTACAAGTCAAGGAGAAAAGTTCGACAG ATTGATGCTGGAAGGCCAGTTGAAGAGGTTTTTGAGTCTGTGAAAGCTGTATTTACCTCAAAAAATGAGAAGGTAAAGCACCATTGTTGTGCTTGGTGGAAATTTAATcaacatggtctctgttttggAAGACGGAATATCTGGAAAGAGAGTTAA